A portion of the Chiloscyllium punctatum isolate Juve2018m chromosome 5, sChiPun1.3, whole genome shotgun sequence genome contains these proteins:
- the sla1a gene encoding src like adaptor 1a isoform X1: MGNTLKSAATEKESDVQESLTADNNDMLVMIYDYPPATISQPIFRIGEKLRIIAEEGDWWRVRSFNTGSENYIPRACAARVYHGWLFEGIGRQKAEELLQLSGNRLGSFLIRQSESQKGTYCLSVRCYSDISQKLVKHYRIFRLPNKWYYIQERLTFQCLEDLVNHYCEVADGLCCLLTHPCLAELGTETSSEQPVILRRNQFNWKNVKRAELLSTNSTSRDEAFVSYGLRHSIASYMTLSQIDDDSISDSSKKKWFPSIKSSIQNRHSCLLTTTLRDPYEDDFE; the protein is encoded by the exons ATGGGGAACACCTTGAAGTCTGCAGCCACTGAGAAAGAATCAGATGTTCAAGAATCTCTTACAG CAGACAACAATGATATGCTTGTTATGATCTATGACTACCCACCTGCAACGATAAGCCAACCAATCTTCAGGATAGGGGAGAAGCTGCGCATTATAGCAGA AGAAGGTGATTGGTGGAGAGTGAGGTCCTTCAACACTGGATCTGAGAACTACATCCCACGTGCCTGTGCTGCCCGAGTTTACCATGG TTGGCTCTTTGAAGGAATTGGGAGACAGAAGGCTGAAGAGTTACTACAACTTTCAGGCAATAGACTAGGCTCCTTCTTGATAAGGCAAAGTGAAAGCCAAAAGG GTACATATTGCCTATCTGTCAGGTGCTACAGTGATATATCCCAGAAACTAGTGAAGCACTATCGGATCTTCCGTTTGCCTAATAAATGGTATTACATCCAAGAACGTCTCACCTTCCAGTGTTTAGAAGATTTGGTAAATCATTATTGTG AGGTAGCAGATGGTCTGTGCtgtttgctgacccatccttgcCTGGCTGAGCTTGGCACTGAAACGTCTTCTGAACAACCTGTCATCTTACGTCGCAACCAATTCAATTGGAAAAATGTGAAAAG GGCTGAACTGTTGAGCACCAACTCAACGTCTCGAGATGAAGCCTTCGTCAGTTATGGACTGCGGCACAGTATCGCTTCCTATATGACTTTGTCACAAATCGATGATGATTCAATCAGTGACAGTAGCAAGAAGAAATGGTTCCCATCCATCAAATCCAGCATTCAGAACAGACACAGCTGCCTCCTCACGACAACACTGAGAGATCCATATGAGGATGACTTTGAATAA
- the sla1a gene encoding src like adaptor 1a isoform X2 has protein sequence MGNTLKSAATEKESDVQESLTDNNDMLVMIYDYPPATISQPIFRIGEKLRIIAEEGDWWRVRSFNTGSENYIPRACAARVYHGWLFEGIGRQKAEELLQLSGNRLGSFLIRQSESQKGTYCLSVRCYSDISQKLVKHYRIFRLPNKWYYIQERLTFQCLEDLVNHYCEVADGLCCLLTHPCLAELGTETSSEQPVILRRNQFNWKNVKRAELLSTNSTSRDEAFVSYGLRHSIASYMTLSQIDDDSISDSSKKKWFPSIKSSIQNRHSCLLTTTLRDPYEDDFE, from the exons ATGGGGAACACCTTGAAGTCTGCAGCCACTGAGAAAGAATCAGATGTTCAAGAATCTCTTACAG ACAACAATGATATGCTTGTTATGATCTATGACTACCCACCTGCAACGATAAGCCAACCAATCTTCAGGATAGGGGAGAAGCTGCGCATTATAGCAGA AGAAGGTGATTGGTGGAGAGTGAGGTCCTTCAACACTGGATCTGAGAACTACATCCCACGTGCCTGTGCTGCCCGAGTTTACCATGG TTGGCTCTTTGAAGGAATTGGGAGACAGAAGGCTGAAGAGTTACTACAACTTTCAGGCAATAGACTAGGCTCCTTCTTGATAAGGCAAAGTGAAAGCCAAAAGG GTACATATTGCCTATCTGTCAGGTGCTACAGTGATATATCCCAGAAACTAGTGAAGCACTATCGGATCTTCCGTTTGCCTAATAAATGGTATTACATCCAAGAACGTCTCACCTTCCAGTGTTTAGAAGATTTGGTAAATCATTATTGTG AGGTAGCAGATGGTCTGTGCtgtttgctgacccatccttgcCTGGCTGAGCTTGGCACTGAAACGTCTTCTGAACAACCTGTCATCTTACGTCGCAACCAATTCAATTGGAAAAATGTGAAAAG GGCTGAACTGTTGAGCACCAACTCAACGTCTCGAGATGAAGCCTTCGTCAGTTATGGACTGCGGCACAGTATCGCTTCCTATATGACTTTGTCACAAATCGATGATGATTCAATCAGTGACAGTAGCAAGAAGAAATGGTTCCCATCCATCAAATCCAGCATTCAGAACAGACACAGCTGCCTCCTCACGACAACACTGAGAGATCCATATGAGGATGACTTTGAATAA